A portion of the Rhodococcus pseudokoreensis genome contains these proteins:
- a CDS encoding universal stress protein, whose translation MSVILSYVPTVEGRGALTFGFTEARMRATDLVVIADGDSASEPGFEAELHSAREEADAAGVDYRIARNEPGRSHADNLIDASYDSAAELLVLGMRRRSPVGKLLMGSVAQRVLLEAQCPVVGVKPPVAAEV comes from the coding sequence ATGAGCGTCATTCTCAGTTACGTCCCGACCGTCGAAGGTCGTGGCGCCCTCACCTTCGGGTTCACCGAAGCACGCATGCGCGCAACAGATCTCGTGGTGATCGCCGACGGTGACAGCGCCTCGGAGCCCGGGTTCGAGGCCGAACTCCACTCGGCCAGAGAGGAAGCGGACGCGGCCGGCGTCGACTACCGCATCGCACGGAACGAACCCGGCCGCTCCCACGCCGACAACCTCATCGACGCGTCCTACGACTCCGCCGCCGAACTCCTCGTCCTCGGCATGCGGCGCCGCTCCCCCGTCGGCAAACTCCTCATGGGCAGCGTCGCGCAGCGGGTGCTCCTCGAGGCGCAGTGCCCGGTCGTCGGGGTCAAGCCTCCCGTCGCCGCGGAGGTCTGA
- a CDS encoding ABC transporter permease, with translation MSIDNAPRLDGAGDVHQDPDETFPTLAAPGGEAAPAPKPARNKTPLWKLLLRDRMATVAAAILVFVFLVAVFGPWLVGDAATDQNLDRSNLAPFHVANGWMNILGTDPLGRSMLARLIVACRTTLLVALPAVALSCIVGSLIGMWAGYHRGWRETTAMRVADVIMSFPSLLMAVVVLYVFSPSAANIVLVLAITRIPIYLRTARAESAELQSRLFVDAARTFGARSGAVIRRHVFPILLPTLLTVATLDFCYVMLAESSLSFLGIGIQPPDISWGLMVSQGRTYLQTAWWLSFFPGLAIVITTVSATVLAAWARIATDPAQRWRLTVPRSRRSRLFPTRKVVS, from the coding sequence ATGTCCATAGACAACGCTCCCCGCCTCGACGGAGCCGGCGACGTCCACCAGGACCCCGACGAGACGTTCCCGACCCTCGCCGCCCCCGGCGGAGAAGCCGCTCCGGCGCCCAAGCCCGCCCGGAACAAGACACCGTTGTGGAAGCTGCTCCTGCGGGACCGGATGGCCACGGTTGCGGCGGCGATCCTGGTGTTCGTGTTCCTCGTCGCCGTCTTCGGCCCGTGGCTGGTCGGCGACGCCGCAACCGATCAGAACCTCGACCGGTCCAACCTCGCCCCGTTCCACGTGGCGAACGGGTGGATGAACATCCTCGGCACCGACCCGCTCGGGCGCAGCATGCTGGCCCGGTTGATCGTCGCGTGCCGCACCACCCTGCTGGTGGCGCTGCCCGCGGTCGCGCTGTCCTGCATCGTCGGGTCGCTCATCGGCATGTGGGCGGGTTACCACCGCGGCTGGCGGGAGACGACGGCGATGCGCGTCGCCGACGTCATCATGAGCTTCCCGTCGCTGCTGATGGCCGTCGTCGTCCTGTACGTGTTCTCGCCCAGCGCGGCGAACATCGTCCTGGTCCTGGCGATCACCCGCATCCCGATCTACCTCCGCACCGCCCGCGCGGAGTCGGCGGAATTGCAGAGCCGGTTGTTCGTGGACGCCGCACGCACGTTCGGCGCCCGCAGCGGGGCCGTCATCCGCAGGCACGTGTTCCCGATCCTGCTGCCGACTCTGCTCACCGTCGCCACCCTGGACTTCTGCTATGTGATGCTCGCCGAGTCGTCGCTGAGCTTCCTCGGCATCGGCATCCAGCCGCCCGACATCAGCTGGGGCCTGATGGTGTCCCAGGGCCGGACGTACCTGCAGACGGCGTGGTGGCTGTCCTTCTTCCCCGGGCTCGCCATCGTCATCACCACCGTGTCGGCAACCGTGCTCGCTGCGTGGGCCCGGATCGCCACCGACCCCGCCCAGCGCTGGCGCCTGACCGTCCCGCGGTCGCGTCGCTCCCGGCTGTTCCCCACCCGAAAGGTCGTCTCATGA
- a CDS encoding amidase: MSDLIQKPAREVVQLLREGAETPTSVLEALRRHVAEADRQVNALPIQFFDAAAERAARLEDEVPDPAGRGLLAGLPVAVKDYNDVAGQRTTHGSPLFADHVATRSDAMVSVLENNGGIPYAKSNVPEFAGGHTYNTLFGPSRNPWNLERSVGGSSGGSAAALASGSAWLATGNDLGGSLRTPSGYNATVGLRPTPGRIPRRRPAIPFDPLWVEGPMARNVGDVALMLDAMVGHDLHDPLTKPERPRSFLERLTTFDPPTRVGFSPDLGCLPVEPAIRRICGDAMKHFDALGADVVTDCPDFTGAYDAFQALRSHLVAAVHGGLLAEHRDEIKPDIVWNIERGLTQPTETLLAAERVRGQLFHEIADYFETHDLLVIPSAPLDPFPTEWTYPERIDGVESRTYIDWIAITFCVSLTGCPVVALPCGFSDAGLPVGLQLVGAPGQEARLLAHAQMFESSVGIAASLPIVPGRPEAAKS; encoded by the coding sequence ATGTCCGATCTGATCCAGAAACCCGCACGCGAGGTCGTCCAATTGCTGCGCGAAGGAGCCGAGACGCCGACGAGCGTGCTCGAAGCCCTCCGGAGGCACGTTGCCGAGGCAGACCGGCAGGTCAACGCCCTGCCGATCCAGTTCTTCGATGCCGCCGCCGAACGCGCGGCGCGATTGGAGGACGAAGTTCCCGATCCGGCTGGGCGCGGCCTGCTCGCCGGACTACCGGTCGCGGTGAAGGACTACAACGACGTGGCGGGGCAGCGCACGACGCACGGCTCGCCTCTGTTCGCCGACCACGTCGCCACCCGGTCCGACGCGATGGTGAGCGTCCTCGAGAACAACGGCGGCATTCCGTACGCCAAGTCGAACGTGCCCGAGTTCGCGGGCGGCCACACGTACAACACGCTGTTCGGGCCCAGCCGCAACCCGTGGAACCTCGAGCGGTCGGTGGGCGGTTCTTCCGGTGGATCGGCGGCCGCGCTCGCCTCCGGCAGCGCCTGGCTGGCAACCGGCAACGACCTGGGCGGTAGTCTCCGCACCCCGTCCGGGTACAACGCGACCGTCGGTCTGCGCCCGACTCCCGGGCGGATCCCGCGCCGCAGGCCCGCCATCCCGTTCGACCCGCTGTGGGTGGAGGGGCCGATGGCGCGCAACGTCGGTGACGTCGCCCTGATGCTGGACGCGATGGTCGGGCACGACCTGCACGACCCGTTGACGAAACCGGAACGGCCGCGGTCGTTCCTGGAGCGTCTGACGACGTTCGACCCGCCCACCCGAGTCGGCTTCAGTCCGGACCTGGGGTGCCTCCCAGTGGAACCGGCGATCCGGCGCATCTGCGGTGACGCGATGAAACACTTCGACGCACTGGGCGCCGACGTCGTGACCGACTGCCCCGACTTCACCGGTGCCTACGACGCCTTCCAGGCGCTGCGCAGCCATCTGGTGGCGGCCGTGCACGGCGGGCTTCTCGCCGAGCATCGCGACGAGATCAAGCCCGACATCGTCTGGAACATCGAGCGTGGACTCACCCAGCCCACGGAGACGCTGCTGGCGGCGGAACGCGTTCGCGGACAACTGTTCCACGAGATCGCGGACTACTTCGAGACCCACGATCTGCTGGTGATCCCGTCGGCGCCGCTCGATCCCTTCCCCACGGAGTGGACGTATCCCGAACGCATCGACGGCGTGGAGTCGCGGACGTACATCGACTGGATCGCGATCACGTTCTGCGTGAGTCTCACCGGGTGCCCGGTCGTCGCGCTCCCGTGCGGCTTCTCCGACGCGGGACTGCCGGTGGGGCTGCAACTGGTCGGTGCGCCGGGGCAGGAGGCCCGGCTGCTCGCGCATGCGCAGATGTTCGAGTCCTCGGTGGGCATCGCGGCGAGTCTTCCCATCGTGCCGGGCCGACCGGAGGCAGCGAAATCATGA
- a CDS encoding short-chain fatty acid transporter: MSSTVESALRDEEKQDAREGFLARVALRFASVIERWFPDAFIFALLAVALVAGAALAIGASPATVATNFSTGFWDLIPFTMQMAMVVVTGYIVASSPPAERLITRLAAIPRTARGGVTFIAVVSLVTSMVNWGFGLVFAGLLARAMARRTELGLDYRAAGAAAYLGIGGIWALGLSSSAAQLQANPKSLTPELLAVTGVIPFRDTIFLWQSLFLAAVIFVVSIVIAYLSAPHKANSVTAEDLGVDVHDVSPPLPKRERPGDWLEYSPVLPLIVGALVFGWLLREFAANDPILVISNLSTYNLLFLTLGMLLHWRPRRFLLAVKNAVPACASILVQFPFYAGIAAIMTRAQDADGNTVAHYISEGFVNVASHGTFGLVIGVYSAVLGLFIPSGGGKWIIEAPYVMQASNDLQAHLGWTVQIYNAAEALPNLVNPFWMLPLLGILGLRARHLVGFTAVQLVFHLPIVLGLLWFLGNTLTYNPPVHP; this comes from the coding sequence ATGAGCAGCACAGTCGAATCCGCGCTTCGAGACGAGGAGAAGCAGGACGCCCGCGAGGGTTTCCTGGCCCGGGTGGCGCTGCGGTTCGCGTCGGTGATCGAGCGGTGGTTCCCGGACGCGTTCATCTTCGCGCTGCTCGCGGTGGCGTTGGTGGCAGGAGCCGCGCTGGCCATCGGGGCGTCGCCGGCGACGGTGGCGACGAACTTCTCGACCGGTTTCTGGGATCTGATCCCGTTCACGATGCAGATGGCGATGGTCGTGGTCACCGGCTACATCGTGGCGTCGTCGCCACCCGCCGAACGTCTCATCACGCGGCTCGCGGCGATTCCGCGCACCGCCCGCGGCGGCGTCACGTTCATCGCGGTGGTGAGCCTCGTGACGTCGATGGTGAACTGGGGTTTCGGACTGGTCTTCGCGGGTTTGCTGGCGCGGGCGATGGCGCGACGCACCGAACTCGGCCTCGACTACCGGGCCGCGGGCGCCGCCGCCTATCTGGGAATCGGCGGAATCTGGGCGCTCGGGCTGAGCTCCTCGGCGGCGCAGCTGCAGGCGAACCCGAAGAGCCTCACCCCCGAGCTGCTCGCGGTCACGGGTGTCATCCCGTTCCGGGACACGATCTTCCTGTGGCAGTCGCTGTTTCTCGCGGCGGTGATCTTCGTGGTCAGCATCGTGATCGCGTATCTGTCCGCGCCGCACAAGGCGAACTCGGTCACCGCGGAGGATCTGGGGGTGGACGTCCACGACGTGTCGCCGCCGCTGCCGAAGCGGGAGCGCCCCGGCGATTGGCTCGAGTACAGCCCGGTGCTGCCCCTGATCGTCGGTGCGCTCGTATTCGGCTGGCTGCTGAGGGAGTTCGCGGCGAACGATCCGATTCTCGTGATCTCCAACCTGAGCACGTACAACCTGCTGTTCCTGACGTTGGGCATGCTGCTGCACTGGCGTCCGCGGCGCTTCCTGCTCGCGGTGAAGAATGCGGTGCCCGCGTGCGCGAGCATCCTGGTGCAGTTCCCGTTCTACGCCGGGATCGCCGCCATCATGACCCGGGCGCAGGACGCCGACGGCAACACGGTGGCGCACTACATTTCCGAGGGATTCGTCAACGTCGCCTCACACGGCACGTTCGGATTGGTCATCGGTGTCTACTCGGCGGTGCTCGGATTGTTCATCCCGTCGGGCGGTGGCAAATGGATCATCGAGGCCCCGTATGTCATGCAGGCGTCCAACGACCTTCAGGCGCATCTCGGGTGGACGGTTCAGATCTACAACGCCGCCGAGGCGCTGCCCAATCTCGTCAACCCGTTCTGGATGCTGCCGCTCCTCGGCATCCTGGGCCTGCGCGCCCGGCACCTCGTCGGGTTCACCGCGGTGCAGCTCGTCTTTCACCTGCCCATCGTGCTCGGACTGCTGTGGTTCCTCGGTAACACGCTCACCTACAACCCGCCCGTGCATCCCTGA
- a CDS encoding alkene reductase: MTLFSPLTLGDLELPNRVVMAPLTRVRSGRDGVPGPLVVEHYRQRASLGLIVSEGTYPSHAGQGFPGQPGLVTPEQVTGWKNVADAVHAAGGRIVAQVMHAGRVTHEGTTGGREVVGPSAVAIEGETRTYEGKEPYPVPRALDTDELPAVIEEFVQASRNAVAAGLDGVEIHAANGYLLHEFLSPASNRREDAYGGSPARRARFVIEVVQAVAQAIGAGRVGIRISPEHNIQDVLELDADDVRATYGALVDAIAPLKPAYLSILHKDPAGSLVQDLRTRFGGPVLVNSGFTAVTSRDEALSILDDGHADAVVVGRPAIANPDLVRRWEEDLPLNDPDPLTFYSEGAKGYTDYPALQH, encoded by the coding sequence GTGACTCTCTTCTCCCCGTTGACCCTCGGCGACCTCGAACTGCCCAACCGGGTGGTGATGGCACCCCTGACGCGCGTCCGTTCCGGGCGGGACGGTGTGCCGGGACCGCTGGTGGTGGAGCACTATCGACAGCGCGCGTCGCTCGGTTTGATCGTCAGCGAGGGCACCTACCCCAGCCACGCCGGCCAGGGCTTTCCCGGCCAGCCCGGGTTGGTGACACCCGAGCAGGTCACCGGGTGGAAGAACGTCGCCGACGCGGTGCATGCGGCCGGCGGACGGATCGTCGCCCAGGTCATGCACGCCGGTCGCGTCACGCACGAGGGAACCACCGGCGGCCGCGAGGTCGTCGGGCCGAGTGCTGTCGCGATCGAGGGCGAGACCCGCACGTACGAGGGGAAGGAGCCGTACCCGGTGCCCCGTGCGCTGGATACCGACGAGCTTCCCGCCGTCATCGAAGAGTTCGTCCAGGCGTCGCGAAATGCGGTGGCGGCCGGGCTGGACGGCGTCGAAATCCACGCCGCCAACGGCTACCTGCTGCACGAGTTCCTCTCCCCGGCGTCCAATCGGCGCGAGGACGCGTACGGCGGCTCCCCCGCACGTCGGGCACGTTTCGTGATCGAGGTCGTCCAGGCCGTGGCGCAGGCGATCGGTGCGGGCCGGGTGGGGATCCGCATCTCCCCGGAACACAACATCCAGGACGTTCTGGAACTGGACGCCGACGACGTTCGGGCGACCTACGGAGCACTGGTCGACGCGATCGCGCCGCTGAAACCCGCCTACCTGAGCATTCTGCACAAGGACCCCGCCGGCTCCCTCGTTCAGGACCTGCGGACGCGATTCGGCGGTCCCGTGCTGGTCAACAGCGGTTTCACCGCCGTCACCAGCCGCGACGAGGCACTGTCCATCCTCGACGACGGTCATGCCGACGCCGTCGTCGTCGGGCGCCCCGCGATCGCCAACCCGGACCTGGTGCGGCGCTGGGAGGAAGACCTGCCGCTGAACGACCCGGACCCGCTGACCTTCTACTCCGAGGGCGCGAAGGGGTACACCGACTACCCGGCGCTGCAGCACTGA
- a CDS encoding ABC transporter substrate-binding protein yields MSPARSLQQGTRYRVVAVATAALTVPALAGGCSVANSSHSDAASPDTLRIVLPQEPPTLEPCDASLTSTGVVVRSNITEPLVERNADTGDLEPKLADSWEQTSDTVWTFRIRPGVTFSDGSAFDAEDAAFSIDRTVNSTIGCDVDGYVFGDDALVVNAVDSSTVTVQTPAADPILPLRISFVEMVPSTTDTKDKVRDPIGTGPYKIDYWDHGQRLALVRNDTYWGTAPEYARAIYQWRAEGSVRAAMVVNDEAELATSLGPEDGAGDLGAAYPNNETTALRIDGSQAPLDDYRVREAIDLSVNRAGIVKALFQGLGEPAGQLVGSSIVGFDPDLQPTPYDPDRAAQLVAEAKADGVPVDKQIRLIGRTGQFPKINETVEVIQNSLSKAGLNVKIEMMDTAAQLEYQVRPYPQSGPVMLVIQHGNQAGDAQFTVDQYMRSDGYQSYFGTAGYDAQIDAAEKLVGGARQDAFASVLANEPKEIRQFAYIAHMNGVLAKAPTVQYTPNSATGDEMRLSEMTHADTSANG; encoded by the coding sequence ATGAGCCCTGCACGTTCGCTGCAGCAGGGAACCCGTTACCGCGTCGTCGCCGTGGCTACCGCCGCACTGACGGTGCCGGCTCTGGCCGGAGGTTGCTCGGTCGCCAATTCGAGCCACAGCGACGCCGCCAGCCCCGACACGTTGCGGATCGTGCTCCCGCAGGAGCCGCCCACGCTCGAGCCCTGCGACGCCTCACTCACCTCGACCGGAGTCGTCGTCCGATCCAACATCACCGAGCCCCTGGTGGAACGCAACGCCGACACCGGCGACCTCGAGCCGAAGCTCGCCGACTCGTGGGAGCAGACCTCGGACACGGTCTGGACGTTCCGGATCCGTCCCGGTGTCACGTTCAGCGACGGCAGCGCGTTCGACGCCGAGGACGCCGCGTTCTCGATCGATCGCACCGTCAACTCGACCATCGGCTGCGACGTCGACGGGTACGTCTTCGGCGACGACGCCCTCGTCGTGAATGCGGTCGACTCGTCGACCGTGACGGTCCAGACGCCCGCCGCCGACCCGATCCTGCCGCTGCGGATCTCGTTCGTGGAGATGGTGCCGTCCACCACCGACACCAAGGACAAGGTGCGCGATCCCATCGGCACCGGTCCCTACAAGATCGACTACTGGGATCACGGCCAGCGGCTGGCCCTGGTCCGCAACGACACGTACTGGGGCACGGCCCCCGAGTACGCGAGGGCCATCTACCAGTGGCGCGCCGAGGGCAGTGTGCGGGCGGCGATGGTGGTGAACGACGAGGCCGAACTCGCCACTTCGCTCGGCCCGGAGGACGGCGCCGGCGATCTCGGTGCCGCCTACCCCAACAACGAGACCACCGCGCTGCGCATCGACGGCAGTCAGGCGCCGCTCGACGACTACCGCGTCCGCGAGGCCATCGACCTCTCCGTCAACCGCGCGGGAATAGTCAAGGCGCTGTTCCAGGGCCTCGGCGAGCCGGCCGGGCAACTCGTCGGCAGCAGCATCGTCGGGTTCGACCCCGACCTGCAGCCGACCCCCTACGACCCCGACCGTGCCGCGCAACTGGTGGCGGAGGCCAAGGCCGACGGCGTTCCCGTCGACAAGCAGATCCGGTTGATCGGGCGCACGGGCCAGTTCCCCAAGATCAACGAGACCGTCGAGGTGATCCAGAATTCGCTGAGCAAGGCCGGCCTGAACGTGAAGATCGAGATGATGGACACGGCGGCTCAGCTGGAGTACCAGGTCCGGCCGTACCCGCAGAGCGGGCCGGTGATGCTGGTGATCCAGCACGGCAACCAGGCGGGTGACGCCCAGTTCACCGTCGACCAGTACATGCGCAGCGACGGTTACCAGAGTTACTTCGGCACAGCTGGTTACGACGCGCAGATCGACGCCGCCGAGAAGCTCGTCGGCGGCGCCCGCCAGGACGCGTTCGCATCGGTACTGGCGAACGAGCCGAAAGAGATCCGGCAGTTCGCGTACATCGCCCACATGAACGGGGTGCTCGCCAAGGCCCCGACCGTGCAGTACACGCCCAACTCCGCGACCGGCGACGAGATGCGCCTGAGCGAGATGACCCACGCGGACACATCCGCAAACGGCTAA
- a CDS encoding 2-hydroxyacid dehydrogenase translates to MVTAEASVKEAAVQTVSGGRVLQVGPLKPSLTTTLSEKYDALTLPLGEDRSGFLAEHGETVTAVVTSGRTGVDAALMTELPNLGAIVHFGVGYDTTDVERAEELGIGVSNTPDVLTDCVADTAVGLLIDTLRGFSASDRFVRAGRWPAEGNFPLTRKVSGTRVGIVGLGRIGSAIAARLTGFGCTISYHNRREIPGSPFAYVDSAAALAAGVDVLIVAAAGGKGTQKLVDREVLEALGPDGYLINVARGSVVDEDALVELLTERKLAGAGLDVFTREPHVPEALLALDTVVLLPHVGSGTTETRAAMEALTLQNLDEYLAQGTLTTPVLEPRSR, encoded by the coding sequence ATGGTGACCGCAGAGGCGTCCGTGAAAGAAGCTGCCGTACAGACCGTTTCGGGAGGCCGGGTCCTGCAGGTCGGGCCGCTGAAGCCGTCGCTCACCACAACGCTCTCCGAGAAGTACGACGCCCTCACCCTCCCGCTCGGAGAAGACCGCAGCGGCTTTCTCGCCGAGCACGGCGAAACCGTCACCGCCGTCGTGACGTCCGGACGCACCGGCGTCGACGCCGCCCTGATGACCGAACTGCCGAACCTCGGCGCCATCGTGCACTTCGGAGTCGGTTACGACACAACGGATGTCGAGCGCGCCGAAGAACTCGGAATCGGCGTCAGCAACACCCCCGACGTCCTCACCGACTGCGTCGCCGACACCGCCGTCGGACTGCTGATCGACACGCTCCGCGGATTCTCCGCCTCCGACCGCTTCGTCCGCGCCGGCCGCTGGCCCGCCGAGGGCAACTTCCCCCTCACCCGGAAGGTGAGCGGCACGCGGGTCGGCATCGTCGGACTCGGCCGCATCGGCTCCGCCATCGCCGCCCGCCTCACCGGCTTCGGCTGCACGATCTCATACCACAACCGGCGGGAGATCCCCGGTTCGCCGTTCGCATACGTCGATTCGGCCGCAGCACTCGCCGCCGGGGTCGATGTCCTCATCGTCGCCGCGGCCGGCGGCAAGGGAACCCAAAAGCTGGTGGACCGAGAGGTTCTCGAAGCACTCGGACCCGACGGCTACCTGATCAACGTGGCACGCGGAAGCGTCGTCGACGAGGACGCGCTCGTCGAACTGCTCACCGAACGCAAACTCGCCGGCGCCGGACTGGACGTGTTCACCCGGGAACCCCACGTTCCCGAAGCACTCCTCGCACTCGACACCGTCGTCCTCCTCCCCCACGTCGGGAGCGGCACCACCGAGACCCGCGCCGCGATGGAGGCTCTGACCCTGCAGAACCTCGACGAGTACCTCGCCCAGGGCACCCTGACCACCCCCGTTCTCGAGCCGAGGTCACGATGA
- a CDS encoding Lrp/AsnC family transcriptional regulator has translation MPERTVDPLDRKIIAALIVDGRATWSTIAAALGEAERTVARRGSRLLETGMVEVRGMADPHRTADSDPFIVHGRCRPDSTLTAAVALAHRPESVTVYVLSGPQHCYADIWAPRRRQSRLFLQEMATPSGFLQMDISPVLEYIRTLHDWEPGILTPSQTSAIRRIPKTRWPQFTDPVVLDREDKALVRLVVENGRASFEELSRLVGISEQTVKRRLDKMRQSGLLTFRAVFDPALIGLPVAALLWIRARPSRVSAVAEALAGQPFLRYAAIIMGDYQIVADFRLPSKEALRALMLEAEWLEHVDRLESSLILETLKQSRVLASDLG, from the coding sequence ATGCCGGAACGCACAGTGGATCCCCTGGACCGCAAGATCATCGCCGCGCTGATCGTCGACGGCCGCGCGACGTGGTCGACGATCGCCGCCGCCCTCGGCGAGGCCGAGCGGACGGTCGCACGCCGGGGCTCGCGACTGCTGGAGACGGGGATGGTGGAAGTCCGCGGAATGGCGGACCCGCATCGCACCGCCGATTCCGATCCGTTCATCGTCCACGGCCGATGCCGGCCGGACAGCACGTTGACGGCGGCCGTTGCCCTCGCGCACCGACCGGAGAGCGTGACCGTCTACGTCCTGTCGGGACCGCAGCACTGCTACGCCGACATCTGGGCGCCCCGCCGCCGGCAGTCCCGGCTGTTCCTGCAGGAGATGGCGACGCCGTCCGGGTTTCTGCAGATGGACATCTCACCGGTGCTGGAATACATACGTACGCTTCACGACTGGGAGCCGGGAATCCTGACCCCGTCGCAGACCTCCGCCATACGCCGGATCCCGAAGACCCGCTGGCCGCAATTCACCGACCCGGTCGTCCTCGACCGGGAGGACAAGGCACTGGTGCGGCTGGTCGTCGAGAACGGCCGGGCGAGTTTCGAGGAACTGTCCCGCCTCGTCGGCATATCCGAACAGACCGTCAAACGACGCCTCGACAAGATGCGGCAGTCCGGGCTGCTCACGTTCCGCGCCGTGTTCGACCCGGCGCTGATCGGCCTACCTGTTGCCGCGCTGCTGTGGATCCGGGCCCGACCGTCGCGGGTGTCGGCCGTCGCCGAGGCGCTCGCCGGTCAGCCGTTTCTCCGTTACGCGGCGATCATCATGGGCGATTACCAGATCGTCGCGGATTTCCGGCTGCCGTCCAAGGAAGCCCTGCGTGCGTTGATGCTCGAAGCTGAATGGCTCGAGCACGTCGACCGGCTGGAAAGCTCGCTGATCCTCGAAACCCTCAAACAGAGCCGCGTCCTCGCGAGCGATCTCGGGTAG
- a CDS encoding ABC transporter permease has translation MFAFLRRRVYTSLVPLLVVLFGVFLLARLTGDPTNLYLPVSATPDQRAEFAAENGLDKPVLSQMADYLSGVAHLDFGESLRTGESAATMALRAFPATLQLAFFTMLLAIIGAVVIGCWAAYRPNSLADRISSLLSMTAASIPDFWFAITGVWIFAVVLGVLPTSGTGSALAWILPIATLLIRPLGVLTQVVRGAMVSALSAPYVRLARSKGAGDLRVVSHHALRNAAAPALTVAGDLTVGLVNGAVVVEAIFGWPGIGKLMIDAILQRDFAVLQAAVLLTAVSIFVLNILIDAGYALLDARVREKTKV, from the coding sequence ATGTTCGCCTTCCTGCGCCGACGCGTCTACACCAGCCTCGTACCTCTCCTCGTCGTCCTCTTCGGTGTGTTCCTGCTCGCCCGCCTCACCGGCGACCCGACCAACCTCTACCTCCCGGTCTCCGCGACCCCCGATCAGCGCGCCGAGTTCGCGGCCGAGAACGGCCTCGACAAGCCGGTGCTGAGCCAGATGGCCGACTACCTGTCCGGGGTCGCCCACCTGGACTTCGGCGAGTCACTGCGCACCGGTGAATCCGCCGCGACCATGGCGCTTCGGGCGTTCCCCGCCACGTTGCAGCTGGCGTTCTTCACGATGCTGCTCGCGATCATCGGCGCCGTCGTGATCGGCTGCTGGGCGGCGTACCGGCCGAACTCGCTCGCCGACCGGATCTCCAGCCTGCTGTCGATGACGGCGGCCAGCATCCCCGACTTCTGGTTCGCCATCACCGGCGTGTGGATCTTCGCGGTGGTGCTGGGGGTGCTGCCCACGTCGGGCACCGGAAGCGCGCTGGCGTGGATCCTGCCGATCGCGACCCTGCTGATCCGCCCGCTCGGCGTGCTCACCCAGGTGGTGCGCGGCGCGATGGTGTCGGCGCTGTCCGCACCATACGTACGTCTTGCCCGCAGCAAGGGCGCAGGCGACCTGCGCGTCGTGAGCCATCACGCGCTCCGCAACGCCGCTGCCCCGGCGCTGACGGTGGCCGGCGACCTCACCGTCGGCCTGGTCAACGGCGCCGTCGTCGTCGAGGCGATCTTCGGGTGGCCCGGCATCGGCAAGCTGATGATCGACGCGATCCTGCAGCGCGATTTCGCGGTCCTGCAGGCGGCGGTGCTCCTGACCGCGGTCAGCATCTTCGTCCTCAACATCCTGATCGACGCGGGCTACGCACTGCTCGACGCGCGTGTCCGCGAGAAGACCAAGGTCTAG